From Cotesia glomerata isolate CgM1 unplaced genomic scaffold, MPM_Cglom_v2.3 scaffold_18, whole genome shotgun sequence, one genomic window encodes:
- the LOC123274005 gene encoding uncharacterized protein LOC123274005 has product MTLEELLKKSSFGKRVLASYKKNPKRKKNYEDLTEHDRNKLVDIIIDDEIKTSLDKCISGKRFIEIANAIVELFPKENKLTYIFITENGQFVAGHGKLYRRWSNTRREMIKLGLISINKNKRKRNEDIETEESENDGSTITLESLKDLDVPFR; this is encoded by the exons ATG ACGTTAGaagaacttttaaaaaaatccagctTTGGTAAAAGAGTTCTtgcttcatataaaaaaaatccaaaacgtaaaaaaaattatgaagacCTCACTGAACACGATCGGAATAAACTCGTCGACATAATTATTGATGATGAAATTAAAACTAGCCTTGACAAATG CATATCAGGAAAACGTTTTATAGAAATAGCTAACGCCATTGTAGAGCTTTTTCCCAAAGAAAACAAG TTGACGTACATTTTTATCACTGAGAATGGACAGTTTGTAGCTGGCCATGGCAAATTATATCGACGATGGTCAAATACGAGACGGGAAATGATTAAGCTTGGTTTGATTTccattaacaaaaataagcGTAAGAGAAATGAAG atATCGAAACTGAGGAAAGTGAAAATGATGGTTCGACTATAACTTTAGAATCTTTGAAAGACCTTGATGTACCTTTTAGATGA